In Acidobacteriota bacterium, a genomic segment contains:
- a CDS encoding 6-phospho-beta-glucosidase: MKITIIGGAGARVPLVTHGLIQFRRELPVEELSLWDIDDQRRSTIARISQAMAVRAGFDFKVTQPKTVEAALEGASFVISSIRVGGMQGRILDETIALEHGTVGQETVGAGGFCLALRTIPPLLDYIRQVARLAPQAWVLNFTNPVGIISQAMILSGLGGRVIGVCDTPREQFEMLAHSLQVPMEKAYFDYFGLNHLGWIRGVEVDGRDHMKELLDSPEKLSQVYRIPLFEAEFLQDLGLFPTEYLYYYYRTEHACRHTAGGDRTRGQLIQDLEDEMMRRVAEAGSDSSKVAEAYDHYLASRNASYMSVETGEEVSEEALRRARRNLYSQAAGYDRVAIDAMRAICGDVASVMPVDVANIGAIEELEDDDSVEVPCVIGANGPHPLATGKPPNQIRDLLFKVKRYERLTAQAALQGSARLAEDALASNPLIEKRELARALLTEYRQAHRPHLDYLR; this comes from the coding sequence ATGAAAATCACCATCATCGGAGGGGCCGGGGCCCGCGTGCCGCTGGTTACCCATGGACTGATTCAGTTCCGGCGCGAGTTGCCCGTCGAAGAGCTTTCCCTGTGGGATATCGACGACCAGCGGCGTTCCACCATCGCCCGCATTTCGCAGGCCATGGCCGTAAGGGCCGGCTTCGACTTCAAGGTCACCCAGCCCAAGACGGTCGAAGCGGCTCTGGAGGGGGCTTCCTTCGTCATCTCCAGCATCCGGGTGGGCGGGATGCAGGGGCGCATACTGGACGAGACCATCGCCCTCGAGCACGGGACGGTGGGCCAGGAAACGGTGGGCGCCGGAGGGTTCTGCCTGGCTCTGCGCACCATTCCTCCCCTGCTCGACTACATCCGCCAGGTGGCTCGTCTGGCGCCGCAGGCCTGGGTGCTCAACTTCACCAATCCGGTGGGGATCATTTCTCAGGCCATGATCCTGTCGGGGCTGGGGGGACGCGTCATCGGGGTCTGCGATACGCCGCGTGAACAATTCGAGATGCTGGCCCATTCCCTGCAAGTGCCCATGGAGAAAGCCTACTTCGACTATTTCGGGCTCAACCACCTGGGGTGGATCCGCGGCGTGGAAGTGGACGGGCGCGACCACATGAAGGAACTGCTCGACTCTCCCGAGAAGCTCAGCCAGGTCTACCGCATCCCTCTCTTCGAAGCCGAGTTTCTGCAAGACCTGGGACTGTTCCCGACCGAGTACCTTTATTACTACTACCGCACCGAACACGCTTGCCGCCACACCGCCGGAGGCGACCGTACGCGGGGGCAACTGATCCAGGACCTGGAGGACGAGATGATGCGCAGGGTGGCTGAGGCCGGCTCCGACTCCTCCAAGGTGGCGGAGGCCTACGATCACTACCTGGCCTCCCGCAACGCCAGCTATATGTCGGTGGAGACGGGAGAAGAAGTCAGCGAGGAAGCCCTGCGGCGGGCCCGGCGCAACCTCTACAGCCAGGCCGCCGGCTACGACCGGGTGGCCATCGACGCCATGCGGGCCATCTGCGGCGACGTCGCTTCGGTGATGCCGGTCGACGTGGCCAACATCGGAGCCATCGAGGAACTGGAAGACGACGATTCGGTGGAGGTTCCCTGCGTGATCGGCGCCAACGGCCCTCATCCCTTGGCTACCGGAAAACCGCCCAACCAGATCCGCGATCTGCTCTTCAAGGTCAAGCGCTACGAGCGCCTGACGGCCCAGGCCGCCCTGCAAGGCTCAGCCCGCCTGGCCGAAGACGCCCTGGCCTCCAATCCCCTTATCGAAAAGCGCGAACTGGCCCGGGCCCTGCTAACCGAATACCGCCAAGCCCACCGCCCCCACTTGGACTACCTGCGCTGA
- a CDS encoding carbohydrate kinase family protein, whose protein sequence is MRKSKARPGDGRNGERSLIAAGEVFHDLIFYDLQRLPAMGEELKTDTFTVSVGGGAAITGAAAAGLGRKCRLLTVWGDSPLDVEARTRLLQLGLEVDLSALRRRERAGLTVAVSTREDRYFLTCPGANRFVEARLLESDAFAAAQAGDHVHLALAPKRWQPFQQLVNRLKERSVTSSWDLGWDPEAASQPAFAQLRRALDVLFLNEMEALRYTGAEDAETALDALCKQGDTVVVKLGSKGAIAGRGEQRAESAPLSVEAMETTGAGDAFNGGFLHRWMEGDSLEDCLRAGNICGGLSTRRPGGLDGLPTAREFASKFD, encoded by the coding sequence ATGAGAAAAAGCAAAGCCAGGCCAGGGGACGGCCGCAACGGAGAACGCTCCCTGATCGCCGCCGGAGAAGTCTTCCACGACCTCATCTTCTACGACCTGCAGCGGTTGCCCGCCATGGGCGAGGAACTCAAGACCGACACTTTCACGGTCAGCGTGGGAGGAGGCGCCGCCATTACCGGCGCGGCCGCCGCCGGGCTGGGGCGGAAGTGCCGGCTGCTGACGGTGTGGGGCGATTCTCCTCTCGACGTGGAGGCCCGGACGCGCCTTCTTCAACTGGGCCTGGAAGTCGATCTCTCGGCACTGCGGCGCCGGGAGCGGGCGGGATTGACAGTCGCCGTCTCAACCCGCGAGGACCGCTATTTCCTGACTTGCCCCGGGGCCAACCGCTTCGTGGAAGCCCGCTTGCTGGAGTCCGATGCCTTTGCTGCCGCCCAGGCTGGCGACCACGTCCACCTGGCACTGGCTCCAAAGCGTTGGCAGCCCTTCCAACAACTGGTGAACCGGCTCAAGGAACGCTCGGTGACCAGTTCCTGGGATCTGGGGTGGGATCCCGAGGCGGCTTCCCAACCGGCCTTCGCCCAGTTGCGCCGTGCGCTCGACGTCCTCTTTCTCAACGAGATGGAAGCCCTGCGCTATACCGGGGCGGAGGATGCAGAGACTGCCCTGGATGCCTTGTGCAAGCAGGGCGATACCGTCGTCGTCAAGCTGGGCAGCAAGGGAGCCATCGCCGGTCGGGGTGAGCAGCGTGCCGAGTCGGCCCCCCTTTCTGTCGAGGCCATGGAGACCACCGGCGCTGGAGACGCCTTCAACGGCGGCTTCCTTCATCGCTGGATGGAGGGCGATTCGCTGGAGGACTGCCTGCGGGCCGGCAACATCTGCGGCGGGCTCTCCACCCGCCGTCCCGGCGGCCTGGACGGGCTGCCTACGGCGCGGGAATTCGCAAGCAAGTTCGACTGA
- a CDS encoding tetratricopeptide repeat protein, which translates to MMGSKRFAGLAAMAVALFLLSLPLLGQPLSGSDSERFRLALNDFRAGRLQAARDKLLELERNHPQHFDVQHLLAIVLDLSGDPGQANRHFRKAVQINPQAIQARTNLGANLNRLGRVDEAVQEFRAVLEIDPANATAHFNLGTIHLARRRYREAAPWLEKAYQLQPQVYETGYQWAFCLFALDRHQEVTQVLDSLGTVAPSRGEFHLLKALNRRALGQEGYQRDLEQSLRTLADSPQAHAQVAALLLGQGMMAEALPILRAAVERFPASDEAWLNLARAEMAMGEDTARSRIEKALSLRQSAQGHHLLGELLDGQDDFAAAASHYQRALELENSESSFYELGYFFLRHWNWETAERVFASGAERFPESGRLLLGWGATHLAQGDDEAAARAFLQASQSPQTALPALRMLAECFARTEDQFDQAVRRFEDYYRRHPQDARAGYFYALGVFRQSEKGGDSSDLSSVIEVLEESLRRQPDFFPARLLLGEIHFQQQDWEAAQRELQQACQTDPQHAQCRYTLALALQRSGRPEQAQEQLRIYQQLQARQSELAQQRMAQTKKLIVEMDSQH; encoded by the coding sequence ATGATGGGATCTAAGCGCTTTGCAGGGTTGGCGGCGATGGCTGTGGCGCTGTTCCTGTTGAGCCTTCCCCTGCTTGGGCAACCCCTGTCCGGCAGTGATTCCGAGCGCTTCCGTTTGGCCCTCAATGATTTCAGGGCGGGACGCTTGCAGGCGGCCCGCGACAAGCTGCTGGAACTGGAAAGGAACCATCCTCAGCACTTCGACGTCCAGCACCTGCTGGCCATCGTGCTCGACCTGTCGGGCGATCCCGGGCAGGCCAACCGGCACTTCCGCAAAGCCGTGCAGATCAATCCGCAGGCCATACAGGCCCGCACCAATCTGGGAGCCAACCTCAACCGGCTGGGGCGAGTTGATGAGGCCGTGCAGGAGTTCAGGGCGGTTCTGGAGATCGACCCCGCCAACGCCACCGCCCATTTCAACCTGGGCACGATTCACCTTGCCCGACGCCGCTACCGGGAGGCGGCGCCCTGGTTGGAAAAGGCCTACCAGCTTCAGCCGCAGGTCTACGAAACCGGATACCAGTGGGCCTTCTGTCTCTTTGCGCTGGACCGTCACCAGGAGGTGACCCAGGTGCTGGATTCGCTGGGGACGGTGGCGCCCTCGCGGGGCGAATTCCACCTGCTCAAGGCGCTCAACCGGCGGGCCCTGGGCCAGGAGGGCTACCAGCGCGACCTGGAGCAATCCCTGCGGACGCTGGCCGACAGTCCTCAGGCTCATGCCCAGGTGGCGGCGCTGCTGTTGGGACAGGGGATGATGGCGGAAGCCCTGCCCATTCTGCGGGCGGCGGTTGAGCGCTTTCCCGCTTCTGACGAGGCCTGGCTCAACCTGGCGCGGGCCGAAATGGCCATGGGAGAAGACACCGCCCGCAGCCGCATCGAGAAGGCCCTGTCACTGCGCCAGAGCGCTCAAGGCCATCACCTCCTGGGCGAGCTGCTGGACGGCCAGGACGACTTCGCGGCGGCCGCTTCGCATTATCAGCGGGCGCTGGAACTGGAGAACAGCGAAAGCAGCTTCTACGAACTGGGATATTTCTTCCTGCGCCATTGGAACTGGGAGACAGCGGAAAGGGTGTTCGCCTCGGGAGCGGAGAGGTTTCCCGAGTCGGGACGCCTGCTGCTCGGATGGGGGGCGACCCATCTGGCCCAGGGCGATGACGAGGCGGCGGCGCGGGCTTTTCTGCAAGCCAGCCAGAGTCCTCAGACGGCTCTCCCGGCCCTGCGCATGCTGGCCGAGTGCTTCGCCCGTACCGAAGACCAGTTCGATCAGGCCGTGCGGCGATTCGAGGACTACTACCGCCGTCATCCGCAGGACGCGCGGGCAGGATATTTCTATGCCCTGGGCGTCTTCCGGCAGAGCGAGAAAGGAGGGGATTCCAGCGACCTTTCATCCGTCATCGAGGTCTTGGAGGAGTCGCTGCGGCGGCAGCCCGATTTTTTCCCCGCCCGCTTGCTGCTGGGGGAGATCCACTTCCAGCAGCAGGACTGGGAGGCCGCGCAGCGGGAGTTGCAGCAGGCCTGCCAAACCGATCCCCAACATGCCCAATGCCGCTACACGCTGGCCTTGGCCCTGCAGCGCAGCGGCCGGCCCGAGCAGGCCCAGGAGCAACTGCGGATTTATCAGCAACTCCAGGCCCGGCAGTCCGAGCTAGCCCAGCAGCGCATGGCTCAAACCAAGAAACTGATTGTTGAAATGGACTCCCAGCACTGA